A window from Pichia kudriavzevii chromosome 5, complete sequence encodes these proteins:
- a CDS encoding uncharacterized protein (PKUD0E01200; similar to Saccharomyces cerevisiae YLR039C (RIC1); ancestral locus Anc_2.402), with protein sequence MHWPSSIKQIQKLTEVEPLDNLKKPNNSHTYKPDPHDDEIIDLLTNYSNGLPYAILTYRSLYIFDWKHKVLVNVHIRSNESVENYGSNISVKLSPNLQTFAVLTDKNTILVYTVKLKTDTELFSTFNKEGKLLQNGYPITSYQEDPMIYGGIDSKYINNKDGQGQGIVKNILSSFIGSDDAEAPVFDFGLRLKLILNVVSPVVDYCFTNSIELMLINSQPHAFQVIHLANTDNKKSEKGQVLDGSSESIKFALSDEVKWFNDPEINGGSEIVGLDYNYDLACFLWWNEGGGLLLVRKRHDTKQLHLDATVVYKAIKGSAKVVSALTNHFRNTINILLDDGSILIYKLNTDLSCKLLKKIEAPSTSKNPKGIVLHPHGDSILVYYENGWNIYSVLGNLNFSTFEYDSMSISNCKKIQYLNAYELILVNKSNEIILIDLTVCNSGDGFNNLSMKRPLLCDGEKIWIFKAYEKKLIEHYHFNYNINDVTNKETDLWLAEMLPLKFKVKNTSIRSVSVSDDGNNVCVVGNYDVIVYSIVNRQWKYMEVIEQSAAFEKSESIINKCIWWKNYLILGAVSGAKQKKHSQVIIFSTKILEKKVPFSYDFVVWNFEFEETQYDEYFVNFNVDLHSDILFVMTNELNCYTWNLELTTNHVEKVRGDQQSSFISEDFLTSKKSSITLQRSTVYQLKSCFNENDESIILNFSTILRLSECGLLFLTNTDLYYIKKKRDLNTNSMTNVVYLINDSVEYVHKLNNSLVCLFDGSQLIHYNLSDDSDITKLKPIKISTGNENFSADNCVELKYIGVCSYPITTIPNQNIMFGIQVDCYNKVKLKLTTNRKNYLEDLINHYILSNMEVKKLEEDSNAMNITTVYAKFSKFKNFKFVMEKLLFHYLHNCYEDKNYDSNDDYFNRLYSLINLTGNPYEIILNCLKKTETHLWTIYFSKAKENPRFIFNKLFTENDSQRLTAHYFIIMMNYEYYGTKTNNKKSKKKNKGSKTDSYSLTSSDQDMVVNILKKLIISKDFETSFELIRFLKVIDQEMTHNCLEKMKKSLLKN encoded by the coding sequence ATGCATTGGCCGTCCTCCATAAAGCAAATCCAAAAGCTTACGGAAGTTGAACCTTTagataatttgaaaaaacccAATAATTCTCATACCTACAAGCCCGACCCCCATGACGATGAAATAATTGATTTGTTAACTAACTATTCCAACGGTTTACCGTACGCTATTTTAACATACCGTTCGCTATACATCTTTGATTGGAAGCATAAAGTGCTAGTGAATGTGCATATTCGATCGAATGAATCGGTTGAAAACTACGGATCAAACATATCTGTTAAATTATCACCGAATTTACAAACATTTGCTGTTCTAACCGACAAAAACACAATTCTTGTCTACACCGTAAAACTGAAGACGGATACAGAATTGTTTAGCACTTTCAacaaagaaggaaaattACTTCAAAATGGATATCCTATAACCAGTTATCAAGAAGATCCAATGATATACGGAGGTATTGACTCTAAATACATAAACAATAAAGATGGCCAGGGTCAGGGTATAGTGAAAAACATTTTGAGCTCATTTATAGGATCAGATGATGCTGAAGCTCCtgtgtttgattttggattaagattgaagttgattttaaaCGTTGTAAGTCCAGTTGTTGATTATTGTTTTACTAATAGCATTGAGTTGATGTTGATTAACTCTCAACCTCATGCATTTCAGGTTATACATTTAGCAAATACCGAcaataaaaaatcagaaaaagGGCAAGTTTTGGATGGTTCATCTGAAAGCATCAAGTTTGCACTTTCTGATGAGGTTAAATGGTTTAACGATCCAGAAATTAATGGCGGGAGTGAAATTGTAGGATTAGATTATAATTATGATTTGgcttgttttctttggtggAACGAAGGTGGGGGGTTACTTCTAGTGAGGAAAAGACATGATACCAAACAGCTCCACCTTGATGCAACTGTCGTTTACAAGGCAATAAAAGGTTCTGCTAAAGTTGTTAGTGCATTGACTAACCATTTCAGGAACACCATTAATATATTGTTGGATGATGGTTCGATATTGATTTACAAGCTAAATACGGATTTATCATGtaagttattgaaaaaaatagaggCTCCATCCACATCGAAGAACCCAAAAGGTATTGTACTACATCCACATGGAGATTCCATCCTTGTTTATTACGAGAATGGCTGGAATATTTATTCTGTTTTAGGAAatttaaacttttcaacttttgaaTACGATAGTATGAGCATTTCCAATtgtaaaaaaatacaatacCTAAACGCCTATGAGCTAATTTTGGTCAACAAAAGTAATGAAATCATTTTGATAGACTTAACTGTTTGTAACTCAGGTGATGGGTTTAACAATTTATCGATGAAAAGACCATTACTATGTGACGgggaaaaaatatggatTTTCAAAGCCTAcgagaagaaattgattgaacATTATCATTTCAATTATAATATAAATGATGTCACCAACAAAGAAACGGACCTATGGTTGGCAGAAATGTTACCTCTCAAGTTCAAAGTAAAAAACACCTCTATTAGGTCTGTATCGGTAAGTGATGATGGGAATAATGTCTGTGTTGTAGGTAATTATGATGTTATCGTTTATAGCATTGTTAACAGACAATGGAAATACATGGAAGTGATTGAGCAATCTGCCGCCTTTGAAAAATCGGAATCAATTATTAACAAGTGTATATGGTGGAAAAATTATCTGATTTTAGGTGCAGTATCTGGTGCgaagcagaagaagcaCTCGCAGGTTATAATATTCTCCACCAAAatattagagaaaaaagtaCCTTTCAGCTATGATTTTGTTGTATGgaattttgagtttgaagAGACACAATATGACGAATATtttgtcaatttcaatgttgATCTGCATAGTGATATTTTATTTGTCATGACCAATGAATTAAACTGCTACACATGGAATTTGGAGTTAACAACTAACCATGTTGAGAAAGTTAGGGGAGACCAGCAAAGCAGCTTTATCTCTGAAGACTTTCTTACATCTAAGAAATCATCTATAACATTACAGCGGTCGACAGTATATCAGTTGAAGTCTtgtttcaatgaaaatgatgagTCTATTATTTTAAACTTTAGTACGATTTTGAGACTATCAGAATGTGGATTGTTATTCTTAACCAATACAGATCTATATTAtatcaaaaaaaagagggaTTTGAATACAAATTCTATGACGAATGTTGTCTATCTAATTAATGACAGTGTGGAGTATGTACATAAGTTGAACAATTCCTTGGTCTGTCTATTTGACGGCTCGCAACTAATTCATTATAACCTAAGTGATGACTCGGATATAACTAAATTAAAACCTATCAAGATAAGCACTGGAAACGAGAACTTTAGTGCTGACAACTGTGTTGAGTTGAAATACATTGGTGTTTGCTCATATCCAATTACCACTATTCCGAATCAAAACATCATGTTTGGAATTCAGGTGGATTGTTATAATAAGGTCAAGTTAAAGCTAACCACGAATAGGAAAAACTATTTGGAAGATTTAATAAATCATTATATTCTCTCAAATATGGAAGTTAAAAAATTAGAGGAAGATTCAAATGCGATGAACATAACTACCGTATATGCtaaattttctaaatttaagaatttcaaatttgtgATGGAGAAACTACTCTTTCATTATTTACATAATTGCtatgaagataaaaattatgattcaaatgatgattATTTTAACAGGCTATATTCGTTAATCAATTTAACAGGAAATCCTTATGAAATAATATTGAAttgcttgaaaaaaacagagacACACCTATGGACAATATATTTCAGCAAGGCAAAGGAGAATCCGAgattcattttcaacaaattatTCACGGAAAACGATTCACAGAGACTAACTGCGCACTATTTCATCATAATGATGAATTACGAATACTATGGAACAAAAACTAATAATAAGAAAtctaaaaagaaaaataaagggTCAAAAACAGATAGTTACAGTTTGACCTCCAGCGATCAAGATATGGTTGTCaatattttaaagaaattgattatttccaaagattttgagaCTAGCTTTGAGCTAATTCGATTTTTGAAAGTAATAGACCAAGAAATGACACACAATTGtttagagaaaatgaaaaagtcTCTACTAAAAAACTGA